In the genome of Pseudomonas sp. P5_109, one region contains:
- a CDS encoding phospholipase, protein MKLKFLLLLFCATAPTAWGWSNHTVGSYLALQDLSALRDAPQVKVEPLEQFLSQQYEAVSALLDEQERFAREHFAQYPPRPDNLRLPAVPGDKLRHDFLTALRINPQIHLAMVIQPLPGKDLPEREHLSAEQVMVEQTLSPWNRQRFIRVTDNEQVTPLAVLASAADEPDYGHDINLFSDNPGEVGVLYGFGPQPFGDARFQYSSQAPFHMGFFHESAVVYAAAGFLQRSWPDWRAYQYMGLARLAFATGHSYWGYRFLGWGLHHIQDLTQPYHAKPLPGVDLANLLLLEGKALAGFAADKQAAIERVATRHMEVEKYQSTWLRRLLRARQPHPMLDAYADSAQDAHYPPYSVDYLRDVVSAESVDDSAVFDKAIGQWLETAPITSDFSSGNQLQREDFDHPALNQQLFKLLGHFGAHSRIYARAGLAP, encoded by the coding sequence ATGAAGCTGAAATTCCTCCTGTTGCTGTTTTGTGCAACGGCCCCGACGGCCTGGGGCTGGTCCAACCATACGGTGGGCAGCTACCTGGCGTTGCAGGATTTGTCGGCCTTGCGCGACGCACCGCAGGTCAAGGTCGAACCGCTGGAACAGTTTCTTTCACAGCAATACGAGGCCGTGAGCGCGTTGCTCGACGAGCAGGAGCGCTTCGCCCGCGAACACTTCGCCCAATACCCGCCGCGCCCCGACAACCTGCGATTGCCAGCAGTACCCGGGGATAAATTGCGCCACGATTTCCTCACCGCGCTGCGGATCAATCCACAGATTCATCTGGCGATGGTCATCCAGCCGTTGCCCGGCAAGGATCTGCCCGAGCGTGAACACCTGAGCGCCGAGCAGGTCATGGTCGAGCAAACCCTCTCGCCGTGGAATCGCCAGCGCTTCATCCGCGTGACCGACAACGAACAAGTCACGCCTCTGGCCGTGTTGGCCAGCGCTGCCGATGAGCCGGATTACGGCCACGACATCAACCTGTTCAGCGACAACCCAGGCGAGGTGGGCGTGCTGTACGGCTTCGGCCCGCAGCCCTTCGGTGACGCGCGGTTTCAGTACAGCTCCCAGGCACCGTTCCATATGGGCTTCTTCCATGAGAGCGCGGTGGTGTACGCCGCTGCCGGATTCCTCCAACGCAGTTGGCCCGACTGGCGCGCCTACCAGTACATGGGGTTGGCGCGACTGGCCTTTGCCACCGGCCATTCCTACTGGGGCTATCGCTTTCTCGGCTGGGGCCTGCACCACATTCAGGACCTGACCCAGCCTTATCACGCCAAGCCATTGCCTGGTGTCGACCTCGCCAATCTTCTTCTGCTGGAGGGCAAGGCACTGGCCGGTTTCGCTGCCGACAAGCAGGCGGCCATCGAACGGGTGGCCACCCGGCACATGGAAGTGGAGAAGTATCAGTCGACCTGGCTGCGTCGTTTGCTGCGCGCCCGTCAGCCCCATCCAATGCTCGACGCTTATGCCGATTCTGCCCAGGACGCCCATTACCCGCCGTACTCGGTGGACTACCTGCGCGACGTGGTGAGCGCCGAGTCTGTTGACGACAGCGCAGTGTTTGACAAAGCCATCGGGCAGTGGCTCGAGACGGCGCCGATCACCAGCGATTTCAGCAGCGGTAACCAGCTGCAGCGCGAAGACTTCGACCACCCGGCACTTAACCAGCAACTGTTCAAGCTGCTGGGGCATTTCGGCGCCCACAGCCGGATTTATGCCCGTGCGGGATTGGCGCCATAG
- a CDS encoding FAD-binding oxidoreductase → MRRWNGWGDATTVVELPAQGASFLAQRVGDGRALPDATLETALARVPVSRLQQHLLYSLDAHDRLLHARGQSLPDWLALREGALGNYPDAVAFPESAEQIRQLLALAHEQDLCLIPYGGGTSVAGHINPPNSARPVVTVSLARMNRLLELDEESLLATFGPGASGPQVESQLRARGYTLGHFPQSWELSTLGGWVASRSSGQQSLRYGRIEQLFAGGTLETFAGPLEIPTFPASAAGPDLREVVLGCEGRFGIISEVKVRVSELPADERFYGVFLPDWPQALRAIRQLTQARVPLSMLRLSNAVETETQLALAGHPQQIAWLEKYLALRGAGEGKCLLTFGVTGNRRQNALSLRQARQHLKAFGGVFTGTLLGKKWAQNRFRFPYLRENLWNAGYVVDTLETATDWSNVDNLLTLVENSLRDALAAEGERVHVFTHLSHVYGEGSSIYTTYVFRPAADYPATLARWQALKQAASQTIVDNHGTISHQHGVGKDHAPYLRREKGALAMDTLQALSRHFDPAGRLNPGTLLQE, encoded by the coding sequence ATGCGACGCTGGAACGGCTGGGGAGATGCAACCACGGTGGTCGAACTGCCGGCCCAGGGCGCGAGCTTTCTCGCGCAACGAGTGGGTGACGGTCGAGCGCTGCCCGATGCGACGCTTGAGACGGCATTGGCCCGCGTGCCCGTATCGCGGTTGCAGCAACACCTCTTGTACAGCCTGGATGCCCATGATCGCTTGCTGCATGCCCGAGGGCAGAGCCTGCCGGACTGGCTGGCGTTGCGTGAAGGCGCGCTGGGTAATTATCCCGATGCCGTGGCCTTTCCCGAGAGCGCTGAACAGATTCGCCAGTTGCTGGCGCTCGCTCATGAGCAGGACCTGTGCCTGATTCCTTATGGTGGCGGCACCTCGGTGGCCGGCCACATCAACCCGCCGAATTCTGCGCGGCCGGTGGTGACGGTTTCCCTGGCTCGCATGAATCGCCTGCTGGAGCTCGACGAAGAGAGCCTGCTGGCCACCTTTGGCCCCGGCGCCAGTGGACCGCAGGTGGAAAGTCAGTTGCGCGCCCGTGGGTACACCCTGGGGCATTTTCCGCAGTCCTGGGAGCTGTCGACACTGGGTGGTTGGGTCGCCAGTCGTTCCAGTGGCCAGCAGTCGCTGCGCTATGGGCGAATCGAGCAATTGTTCGCCGGCGGGACACTGGAAACCTTTGCCGGCCCATTGGAAATTCCCACCTTTCCAGCCTCGGCGGCCGGTCCCGATCTGCGCGAAGTGGTGCTGGGCTGTGAAGGCCGTTTCGGGATCATTTCCGAGGTCAAGGTTAGGGTCAGTGAATTGCCCGCCGATGAACGTTTCTACGGCGTTTTTCTGCCCGATTGGCCGCAGGCGCTACGCGCCATCCGCCAGTTGACCCAAGCGCGGGTGCCGCTGTCGATGCTGCGCTTGTCCAACGCGGTGGAAACCGAAACCCAACTGGCGTTGGCCGGTCATCCACAGCAGATCGCCTGGCTGGAAAAGTACCTGGCCCTGCGCGGCGCCGGCGAGGGCAAATGCCTGCTGACGTTCGGCGTGACCGGCAATCGTCGGCAAAATGCGCTGTCCCTGCGTCAGGCCCGGCAGCACCTGAAGGCGTTCGGCGGGGTGTTTACCGGCACCTTGCTCGGCAAGAAGTGGGCGCAGAACCGTTTTCGCTTTCCCTACCTGCGCGAAAACCTGTGGAACGCCGGTTACGTGGTCGACACCCTGGAAACGGCCACTGACTGGAGCAACGTCGATAACCTGCTCACGCTTGTCGAAAACAGCCTGCGTGACGCCTTGGCTGCCGAAGGCGAGCGCGTGCATGTCTTCACCCACCTGTCCCATGTCTACGGCGAAGGATCGAGCATCTACACCACCTATGTGTTTCGCCCGGCGGCGGACTACCCCGCCACCCTGGCGCGCTGGCAGGCACTCAAGCAGGCGGCCAGCCAGACCATCGTCGACAACCACGGCACCATCAGTCACCAGCATGGCGTGGGCAAGGACCACGCGCCGTATCTGCGACGGGAGAAGGGCGCGCTGGCGATGGACACCCTGCAGGCACTGAGTCGGCATTTTGATCCGGCCGGGCGCCTGAACCCCGGCACGTTGTTGCAGGAGTGA
- a CDS encoding DUF1329 domain-containing protein, whose amino-acid sequence MFHTSRLTKTTLALFLSLTAGSALAAITPQLAEQLKTTLTPLGAERAGNAAGTIPAWTGGITQAPAGYKPGQHHLDPYAADKPLFTITKANLDQYKAHLSPGQIALFNSYPDTFQMPVYPSRRSGSAPQWLYDNTLKNATSAKLLDGGTGFADAYGGVPFPVPKDGVEVLWNHITRYRGIYVVRRASEAPVQRNGSFALVTSQQEGLFNYYRPGGQFADLKNILFYYLAFVKSPARLAGGAALIHETLDQLKDPRQAWVYDAGQRRVRRAPNLAYDTPIASSDGLRTADDTDLFNGSPDRYDWKLKGKQEVYIPYNNYKVGSPEVKYEQLLTPGHLNPQFTRYELHRVWVVEGTLKPGARHIYSKRVLFLDEDSWGAALVDQYDGRGELWRVSMAYLKNFYDLPTTWSALDVFHDLQARRYYVQNLDNEEQGTVDFAQPVPEDAYFMPSALRQRGTR is encoded by the coding sequence ATGTTTCACACTTCACGATTGACCAAGACCACGCTGGCGCTGTTCCTGAGCCTGACCGCCGGCAGCGCACTCGCCGCGATCACGCCCCAGCTGGCCGAACAATTGAAAACCACGCTGACGCCGCTGGGCGCCGAACGTGCCGGCAATGCGGCCGGGACCATTCCTGCATGGACCGGCGGCATCACCCAGGCGCCGGCGGGCTACAAGCCTGGCCAGCATCACCTGGACCCCTATGCGGCGGACAAGCCGCTGTTCACCATCACCAAGGCCAACCTCGATCAGTACAAGGCCCACCTCAGCCCGGGTCAGATCGCCCTGTTCAACAGCTACCCCGACACCTTCCAGATGCCGGTCTATCCCTCTCGCCGCTCGGGCTCGGCGCCGCAGTGGCTGTATGACAACACCTTGAAAAACGCGACCTCGGCCAAGCTGCTCGATGGCGGCACCGGATTTGCCGATGCCTATGGCGGTGTGCCGTTCCCGGTGCCCAAGGACGGGGTCGAGGTGCTGTGGAACCACATCACCCGTTATCGCGGCATCTATGTGGTCCGTCGTGCTTCCGAAGCACCGGTGCAACGCAACGGCAGCTTCGCGCTGGTGACCTCGCAACAGGAAGGGCTCTTCAATTATTACCGCCCGGGCGGGCAGTTTGCCGACCTGAAAAACATCCTGTTCTACTACCTGGCGTTCGTTAAGAGCCCGGCCCGGCTGGCGGGCGGTGCGGCACTGATTCACGAGACCCTGGACCAACTCAAGGACCCGCGTCAGGCCTGGGTCTACGACGCCGGTCAGCGCCGTGTGCGGCGGGCGCCGAACCTTGCGTATGACACCCCGATCGCCTCATCCGACGGCCTGCGCACGGCGGACGATACCGACCTGTTCAACGGCTCGCCGGACCGCTACGACTGGAAGCTCAAGGGTAAGCAAGAGGTCTACATTCCCTATAACAATTACAAAGTCGGTAGCCCCGAGGTGAAGTACGAGCAGTTGCTCACACCGGGCCACCTCAACCCGCAATTCACCCGTTATGAGCTGCACCGGGTCTGGGTGGTCGAAGGCACGCTCAAGCCGGGCGCGCGGCATATCTATTCCAAGCGCGTGCTGTTTCTCGACGAGGACAGTTGGGGCGCTGCATTGGTGGATCAATACGACGGACGAGGGGAGTTGTGGCGGGTGTCGATGGCCTACCTGAAAAACTTCTACGACCTGCCCACCACCTGGAGCGCGCTGGACGTCTTCCATGACTTGCAGGCGCGTCGTT
- a CDS encoding FGGY-family carbohydrate kinase produces the protein MDNHPNKRYLLAIDNGTQSVRALLFDLQGNLLGKGKVELQAYYSTQPGWAEQDPEYYWAKLGEACQQLWQQTGIDRSQIAGVSLTTQRGTVINVDAQGKPLRPAILWLDQRQAEVEGGIKGPWGWLFKLVGAKATVDYFRAQAEANWIARHQPEVWAATDKFLLLSGFLTHRLCGRFVDSVGCCVGYLPFDFKRLKWAAPADWKWQALAVRPEQLPSLHKPGETLGHISAEASRHTGIPEGLPLIAAGADKACEVVGSGVVDAGTVCLSYGTTATITSTRSRYLEIVPLIPPYPSAVPDQFNCEVMIYRGYWMVSWFKNEFGLREMQQAKAQGVEPEQLFDALVDAVPPGSMGLMLQPYWSPGIREPGVEAKGAMIGFGDVHTRAHIYRAILEGLAYALRQGMEKIEKRSKVSITRLRVAGGGSQSDAAMQLTANIFGLPAERPHVYEASGLGAAICCAVGLGLHADFPTAMAAMTRVGAVFMPQPEAQQIYERLYKEVYLRMYRQLKPLYQSIRKITGYPA, from the coding sequence ATGGATAACCACCCGAACAAGCGTTACCTGTTGGCCATCGACAATGGCACCCAGAGCGTGCGCGCGCTGCTCTTCGACCTGCAGGGCAATCTGCTGGGCAAAGGCAAGGTCGAATTGCAGGCCTATTACTCGACTCAACCCGGCTGGGCCGAGCAGGACCCGGAATATTACTGGGCAAAGCTGGGTGAGGCGTGCCAGCAGTTGTGGCAGCAGACCGGCATCGATCGCTCGCAGATTGCCGGCGTATCCCTGACCACCCAGCGCGGCACCGTGATCAACGTCGATGCCCAGGGCAAGCCGCTGCGCCCGGCGATCCTGTGGCTCGATCAACGCCAGGCCGAAGTCGAAGGCGGTATCAAGGGGCCGTGGGGCTGGTTGTTCAAACTGGTCGGCGCGAAAGCCACGGTGGACTATTTTCGCGCCCAGGCCGAGGCCAACTGGATTGCCCGCCATCAGCCTGAAGTGTGGGCGGCGACCGACAAGTTTCTGCTGCTCTCGGGGTTTCTCACCCATCGCCTGTGCGGGCGCTTTGTTGATTCCGTGGGCTGTTGCGTCGGTTACCTGCCGTTCGACTTCAAACGCCTGAAATGGGCCGCGCCGGCCGACTGGAAATGGCAAGCGCTGGCGGTGCGTCCCGAGCAACTGCCGAGCCTGCACAAGCCCGGCGAAACCCTCGGCCACATCAGCGCCGAGGCCAGCCGCCACACCGGTATTCCCGAGGGGTTGCCGCTGATCGCCGCGGGTGCCGACAAGGCCTGCGAGGTCGTGGGTTCCGGCGTGGTCGACGCAGGCACCGTGTGCCTTTCCTACGGCACCACGGCGACGATCACCAGCACCCGCTCGCGCTACCTGGAAATCGTCCCGTTGATTCCGCCTTACCCGTCCGCGGTGCCGGATCAATTCAACTGCGAGGTGATGATTTATCGCGGCTACTGGATGGTCAGCTGGTTCAAGAACGAGTTCGGCCTGCGGGAAATGCAGCAGGCCAAAGCCCAGGGCGTGGAGCCCGAGCAGCTCTTCGATGCGCTGGTCGATGCCGTGCCGCCGGGCTCGATGGGGTTGATGCTGCAACCCTATTGGTCGCCCGGCATTCGCGAGCCGGGTGTGGAAGCCAAGGGCGCGATGATCGGCTTCGGCGACGTGCATACCCGCGCGCACATCTACCGGGCGATCCTCGAGGGGCTGGCGTATGCATTGCGCCAGGGCATGGAGAAGATCGAGAAACGTTCGAAGGTCTCCATCACGCGCTTGCGCGTCGCCGGCGGAGGTTCGCAGAGTGATGCCGCGATGCAACTCACGGCGAACATTTTCGGCCTGCCGGCCGAGCGACCGCATGTCTACGAAGCGTCCGGCCTGGGCGCGGCCATTTGCTGCGCGGTGGGGCTGGGGCTGCACGCGGATTTCCCCACGGCGATGGCCGCCATGACGCGGGTTGGTGCGGTATTCATGCCGCAACCCGAGGCGCAGCAGATCTATGAGCGACTGTACAAAGAGGTCTACCTGCGCATGTATCGACAGCTCAAGCCGCTGTACCAGAGCATCCGCAAAATTACCGGTTACCCCGCCTGA
- a CDS encoding glycerol-3-phosphate dehydrogenase/oxidase, translated as MSLDWNAAWRQQVLPTLAEETWDLIVIGGGISGAGILREAARRGWRCLLLEQRDFAWGTSSRSSKMVHGGLRYIAKGQWRLTRDSVRERQRLLDEAPGLVEPMSFMMPHYRGGFPGPRVLGGLLSVYDALAGRRSHHFHDAQQLRYLAPGVKEDDLLGGTCFVDALTDDARLVMRVLGEARADGAVVLNGVRVQQLLREEGRVCAVQVEDGEGGGSLTVRCGVLAIATGAWAERLRLPDAPRQLRPLRGSHLLLPGWRLPVAQAFTFLHERDRRPVFVFPWEGATVVGTTDLDHHGDLDQSASISPEELDYLLAACSQQFPGAEVVAADVLSTWSGVRPVVGSAAGELKPSNETREHVLWQEPGCVTLAGGKLTTFRPQAIEVLKACASMLERPFDDDAAPVFAVVPPLAIPGLSANRWRRLAGRHGRDLPRLAQLIAELGHDTVGGTDTLWAELAVACDTEMVLQLDDLLLRRTRLGLLLPRGGEDYFAAIRRLCQPRLGWDDERWQHEQQCYLELWQRHHGLPDAAH; from the coding sequence ATGAGCCTGGACTGGAACGCGGCGTGGCGACAGCAGGTGCTGCCGACGCTGGCGGAGGAAACCTGGGACCTGATCGTCATCGGCGGCGGCATCAGCGGCGCCGGTATCCTGCGCGAAGCAGCGCGCCGTGGTTGGCGTTGCCTGCTGCTGGAGCAGCGCGATTTCGCCTGGGGCACCTCCAGCCGCTCCTCGAAAATGGTCCATGGCGGCTTGCGTTACATCGCCAAGGGCCAGTGGCGCCTGACCCGCGATTCGGTCCGCGAACGCCAGCGCCTGCTCGACGAAGCGCCGGGGCTGGTGGAGCCAATGAGCTTCATGATGCCGCATTACCGTGGCGGCTTTCCCGGACCGCGGGTGCTAGGTGGTTTGCTGTCCGTCTATGACGCCTTGGCCGGGCGGCGCAGCCATCACTTCCATGACGCGCAACAACTGCGTTATCTGGCGCCCGGGGTGAAGGAAGATGACCTGCTGGGCGGCACCTGTTTTGTCGATGCGCTGACCGATGATGCGCGCCTGGTGATGCGCGTATTGGGCGAGGCCCGGGCCGACGGCGCCGTGGTGCTCAACGGAGTGCGTGTGCAGCAATTGCTGCGAGAAGAGGGCCGCGTTTGCGCGGTTCAGGTCGAAGACGGCGAGGGCGGTGGATCACTGACAGTGCGTTGCGGTGTGTTGGCCATCGCCACCGGTGCGTGGGCCGAGCGCCTGCGCCTGCCCGATGCCCCGCGCCAGTTGCGCCCGTTGCGTGGCAGTCATTTGTTGTTGCCGGGCTGGCGCCTGCCCGTGGCGCAAGCCTTCACCTTCCTGCACGAGCGTGACCGTCGACCGGTGTTCGTGTTCCCTTGGGAAGGCGCCACGGTGGTCGGCACCACGGACCTCGATCATCACGGCGATCTGGACCAGAGCGCGAGCATCAGCCCTGAGGAACTCGACTATCTGCTGGCGGCCTGCAGCCAACAGTTTCCCGGCGCTGAAGTGGTCGCCGCCGATGTGCTGTCGACCTGGTCGGGCGTGCGTCCGGTGGTGGGCAGCGCTGCGGGTGAACTCAAGCCGTCGAATGAAACCCGTGAGCACGTGCTGTGGCAGGAGCCTGGTTGCGTGACCCTGGCTGGCGGCAAGCTGACCACCTTTCGCCCGCAGGCGATCGAAGTGCTCAAGGCCTGCGCGAGCATGCTCGAGCGGCCCTTCGATGATGACGCCGCGCCGGTGTTCGCCGTCGTGCCGCCGCTGGCGATACCGGGACTCAGCGCCAACCGCTGGCGGCGCCTGGCCGGGCGGCATGGCCGTGACCTGCCGAGGCTGGCGCAACTGATCGCCGAGCTGGGCCACGACACTGTCGGCGGCACTGACACCTTGTGGGCGGAACTGGCCGTTGCCTGCGATACGGAAATGGTCCTGCAACTGGATGACCTGCTGCTGCGCCGAACCCGCCTGGGCTTGTTGCTGCCGCGCGGTGGCGAGGATTATTTCGCTGCCATTCGCCGACTCTGCCAGCCACGGCTGGGCTGGGACGATGAGCGCTGGCAGCACGAGCAGCAGTGCTACCTGGAGTTGTGGCAACGCCATCATGGTTTGCCGGATGCCGCGCATTGA
- a CDS encoding AraC family transcriptional regulator codes for MQSLGFTSVPPLLKYLRHAEQLGMAIEPALAAAGLQAQQLSDNSLRLPGEAHERLLDYFCEHSGDALFGLNAARFVLPNSWSVLGYITMNCATLGDAMSRIMPFEKLVGDMGVSRAEVQGSEVHLIWTCRHQRPRIRRHLVENVLGSWLQYARWIADTQLSPAAVWLEHARLTDTTLAEYEQFFDCPVLFDQPYSALIVPLPYLQLPLRQADAQLLRTLEEHALGLMATLEDASLQQRVKNILRQLLKEGLPRKEQVAEQLAVSVRTLQRQLHQAGTSYQQILDDLRQELAEHYLLNSTLPIQDIAQYLGFTEPRSFHRTFKSRRGMPPGEFRQTHRVPNEG; via the coding sequence ATGCAATCCCTGGGCTTCACTTCAGTTCCGCCGCTGCTCAAATACCTGCGCCATGCCGAACAACTGGGCATGGCCATCGAGCCTGCGTTGGCGGCTGCCGGGTTGCAGGCACAGCAGTTGAGTGACAACAGCCTGCGGTTGCCGGGTGAGGCCCATGAACGGCTGCTCGATTATTTCTGCGAACACTCGGGCGATGCGCTATTTGGTCTCAACGCCGCGCGTTTTGTGTTGCCCAACTCCTGGAGCGTGCTCGGCTACATCACCATGAACTGCGCGACACTGGGCGATGCGATGAGTCGCATCATGCCGTTCGAGAAGCTGGTGGGCGACATGGGCGTCAGCCGCGCCGAGGTGCAAGGCAGCGAGGTGCACCTGATCTGGACCTGCCGCCATCAACGCCCGCGAATTCGCCGGCACCTGGTGGAAAACGTGCTCGGCTCCTGGCTGCAATACGCGCGCTGGATCGCCGACACGCAACTGTCGCCGGCCGCCGTCTGGCTGGAACATGCACGTCTGACCGACACGACGCTGGCAGAGTACGAGCAGTTCTTCGACTGCCCGGTGCTGTTCGACCAGCCTTACTCGGCGCTGATTGTGCCGTTGCCGTATTTGCAGTTGCCCTTGCGCCAGGCCGATGCGCAATTGCTGCGCACCCTGGAAGAACATGCCCTGGGATTGATGGCGACACTGGAGGACGCGTCGCTGCAGCAGCGGGTCAAAAACATCCTGCGCCAGTTGCTCAAGGAAGGCCTGCCACGCAAGGAGCAGGTGGCCGAGCAGCTCGCGGTGTCAGTGCGCACCCTGCAACGCCAGTTGCATCAGGCCGGTACGTCGTACCAGCAGATCCTCGATGACCTGCGCCAGGAGCTGGCCGAGCATTACCTGCTCAACAGCACCCTGCCGATTCAGGACATCGCCCAGTACCTGGGTTTCACCGAACCCCGCTCGTTTCACCGCACCTTCAAAAGCCGGCGCGGGATGCCGCCCGGCGAGTTTCGCCAGACCCACCGGGTGCCGAACGAAGGCTGA
- a CDS encoding DUF1302 domain-containing protein, with protein MINTRLRLSGMALPGVGLAGLLQLCAVDSAHAVEFSVLDQQVTGSFDSTLSYGRLWRVQGRDKNNDDINTNDGDRNFDTGLVSEVYKITSELEANYQNYGLFVRGTAFYDTQLMDKRNDYYDNNNPSQPSQSYPQDDHFTSQTRDIAGSRIEMLDAYVHGSWDVAQMPVTARVGRQVFNWGEGIFYRGGVNTTNPVDAAKYRLPGSEVKEVLIPVEAISFNVGLTDSLTMESFYQTNWKETRIDPVGTFYSQTDLFADGGNTAYNNFSGTALDTPVPGFGNVIGLYSALGNNPLLAPALKSTGLYANGVTPAFGNTLKVATIGKDDNARNDGQFGFAFRYIAEELNSTEFGLYMVNYHAKEPTVAADLGGYKGIDMNALTNMLASVAGSQAGALANGLATADVMGNIQAHRRYAEDIRMYGFSFNTTLGDASVFGEVAYRPNLPIGIAATNDLIGDLANGAATAVTGKAINVGGQMVTLDSQINNAERVEAFNTSLGSIYNFGPTMSFDSMFGVFELASEHLRGSSLQYTAYDGSTRYYAGTGNTSYVSGGDRDDQVNRDSYSYTVMFNGTWNDVYAGVNVSPYVVYKDDFQGNSYQAGNTIEGRKAYTLGIKANYQNKLEAELQYTEFYGGGQNNGLRDRDNVGFNLKYFL; from the coding sequence ATGATCAACACTCGATTGCGCCTGTCTGGCATGGCGCTCCCCGGTGTCGGCCTGGCCGGGCTGCTGCAACTGTGCGCAGTCGATAGCGCGCACGCTGTGGAATTCAGTGTGCTGGACCAACAAGTCACGGGTTCGTTCGACAGTACCTTGTCTTATGGCCGCTTGTGGCGGGTCCAGGGTCGGGACAAAAACAACGACGACATCAACACCAACGACGGTGATCGCAACTTTGATACCGGGCTGGTTTCCGAGGTGTACAAGATCACTTCGGAACTTGAGGCCAACTATCAGAACTACGGATTGTTCGTGCGTGGCACCGCGTTCTATGACACGCAACTGATGGACAAGCGCAACGACTACTACGACAACAACAACCCGTCGCAACCGAGCCAGAGCTACCCGCAGGACGATCACTTCACCAGCCAGACCCGCGACATCGCCGGCAGCCGGATCGAAATGCTCGACGCCTACGTGCATGGCAGTTGGGACGTCGCACAGATGCCGGTCACCGCGCGTGTCGGGCGCCAGGTGTTCAACTGGGGTGAGGGGATTTTCTATCGCGGTGGGGTCAATACCACCAACCCGGTGGACGCGGCCAAATACCGTTTGCCGGGTTCCGAGGTCAAGGAAGTGCTGATTCCGGTGGAGGCAATCAGCTTCAACGTCGGCTTGACCGACAGCCTGACCATGGAAAGCTTTTACCAGACCAACTGGAAGGAAACCCGCATCGACCCGGTCGGTACGTTCTATTCACAAACCGATTTGTTCGCCGACGGTGGCAACACCGCTTACAACAACTTCAGTGGTACGGCCCTCGACACGCCGGTGCCGGGGTTTGGCAACGTCATTGGCCTGTACAGCGCACTGGGCAACAACCCTTTGCTGGCGCCGGCCCTGAAAAGCACCGGCCTGTACGCCAATGGTGTGACCCCGGCCTTCGGCAACACCCTCAAGGTGGCGACCATCGGCAAGGATGACAACGCACGCAACGATGGCCAGTTCGGTTTCGCCTTTCGCTACATCGCTGAAGAACTCAACAGCACCGAGTTCGGCTTGTATATGGTCAATTACCACGCCAAGGAGCCGACCGTTGCTGCTGACCTGGGCGGTTACAAGGGCATCGACATGAACGCCTTGACCAACATGCTGGCCAGCGTTGCCGGCAGTCAGGCAGGGGCACTCGCCAACGGTCTGGCCACTGCCGATGTCATGGGCAACATTCAGGCGCATCGACGCTATGCCGAAGACATCCGCATGTACGGCTTCAGCTTCAACACCACGCTGGGTGATGCATCGGTGTTCGGCGAAGTGGCCTATCGGCCTAACCTGCCCATCGGCATTGCGGCCACCAACGACTTGATTGGCGACTTGGCCAACGGTGCCGCCACGGCGGTGACCGGCAAGGCCATCAACGTCGGGGGGCAGATGGTCACCCTCGACAGCCAGATCAACAACGCCGAGCGCGTCGAAGCGTTCAACACCTCATTGGGCAGCATCTACAACTTCGGTCCGACGATGTCGTTCGATTCGATGTTTGGCGTCTTCGAACTGGCCTCCGAGCACCTGCGCGGCAGCAGCCTGCAATACACCGCCTACGACGGCAGCACCCGTTATTACGCGGGTACCGGCAACACGTCGTATGTGTCTGGCGGTGACCGCGACGACCAGGTCAATCGCGACTCCTACAGCTACACGGTGATGTTCAACGGTACCTGGAACGACGTGTATGCCGGGGTCAACGTTTCACCCTACGTGGTCTACAAGGACGACTTCCAGGGCAACAGCTATCAGGCGGGCAACACCATCGAAGGCCGCAAGGCCTACACATTGGGGATCAAGGCCAACTACCAGAACAAGCTGGAGGCCGAGCTGCAATACACCGAGTTCTACGGCGGCGGACAGAACAACGGTCTGCGTGACCGCGACAACGTCGGCTTCAACCTCAAGTACTTCCTTTGA